A window from Citrus sinensis cultivar Valencia sweet orange chromosome 5, DVS_A1.0, whole genome shotgun sequence encodes these proteins:
- the LOC102620435 gene encoding probable jasmonic acid carboxyl methyltransferase 2: MEVVKVLHMNKGDGETSYAKNSTVQSKIISTVKPAIEEAILGILCEKVPESIGIADLGCSSGPNSLLVISEIMDIIHARCRNLGRPSPEFRVSLNDLPGNDFNSVFETLPAFFKKQKQEKGIGFGRCYVSAVAGSFYDRLFPDKSLHFVHSSSSLHWLSQVPPVLESNAIPAALNKGKIYISKSSPQCVLDAYSVQFQNNFSMFLRSRAAEMVAGGRMVLSFLGRRSIDPTTEESCYHWELLAQALMSMVTEGLIEEEKLDSFNAPYYAPCPEELKMEIQKEGSFIIDLLDHFEIDWDGGVEELTSTMSLPLARGQRVAKTIRAVVESMFELHFGRGIMDPLFTRYAEIVDGYLSKNSANFINLVVSIIKKDN, encoded by the exons ATGGAAGTAGTGAAAGTACTTCACATGAATAAAGGAGATGGTGAAACCAGCTATGCAAAAAATTCCACCGTTCAG AGCAAGATTATATCAACAGTGAAACCGGCGATTGAAGAAGCTATACTAGGAATCCTATGCGAAAAAGTCCCAGAGAGCATTGGGATTGCAGACCTAGGTTGTTCATCTGGACCCAACTCCTTGCTTGTGATCTCTGAGATAATGGACATCATACATGCCAGATGTCGCAATCTAGGTCGTCCATCGCCGGAGTTTAGGGTTTCTTTGAATGATCTTCCTGGCAATGACTTCAACTCCGTATTTGAGACATTGCCAGCGTTCTTcaagaagcaaaaacaagagAAGGGTATTGGATTCGGACGTTGCTACGTATCGGCCGTGGCTGGTTCCTTTTACGACAGACTGTTTCCTGACAAGAGTCTCCACTTTGTGCATTCTTCTTCAAGCCTCCACTGGCTCTCCCAG GTACCCCCCGTTCTAGAGAGCAATGCTATCCCAGCGGCTCTGAATAAGGGAAAAATCTACATATCAAAGAGTAGCCCACAGTGCGTGTTGGATGCCTACTCGGTGCaattccaaaataatttttcgatGTTTCTGAGATCACGAGCAGCAGAAATGGTTGCTGGAGGCCGCATGGTCTTATCGTTCCTGGGCAGGAGATCCATTGATCCTACTACCGAAGAAAGTTGCTACCACTGGGAGCTCTTAGCACAAGCACTTATGAGCATGGTTACTGAG GGTTTGATTGAAGAGGAAAAGCTTGATTCGTTCAATGCTCCTTATTACGCTCCATGTCCTGAAGAGCTAAAGATGGAGATACAAAAGGAAGGCTCATTCATCATTGATCTCCTTGACCATTTTGAAATTGACTGGGATGGGGGTGTTGAAGAACTCACCAGCACAATGTCACTGCCTCTAGCAAGAGGACAGCGAGTGGCTAAGACAATAAGAGCCGTAGTGGAATCCATGTTTGAACTTCATTTTGGGAGGGGCATAATGGACCCTCTATTTACAAGATATGCTGAGATAGTGGACGGTTACTTGTCTAAGAACAGCGccaatttcattaatttggtCGTTTCGATTATCAAAAAGGATAACTAA